The window ACGATCTGGGTTTAAATCGATGATCGTAACTTGTGCTCCCATTCCAATTGCAACACGAGCGGCATTAGCACCAGCGATTCCACCGCCTATGATTGCTACTTTCGCACGTGGAACTCCAGGAACTCCTCCAAGTAATATTCCTTTACCCCCGTTAATTTGTTCTAAATACTGCGCACCAATTTGAGTTGCCATACGACCGGCAACTTCACTCATCGGAGACAATAACGGTAATGTATTATTAGGCAATTGAACTGTTTCATAAGCAATTGCTGTAACTTTTTTATCTAATAATACTTTTGTTAAATCTGCTTCAGGTGCTAAATGTAAATACGTGAAAAGAATCGACTCTTTGCGAATTAAGTCATATTCCGCATGAGTAGGTTCCTTTACTTTCATTACCATTTCTTGATTCCATGCTTCTTCTGCTGTTGGTACAATTTTTGCTCCTGCAACAATATAGTCTTCATCAGTAAAGCTTGATCCAAGTCCAGCTCCAGTTTCAATAAAAACTTCATGTTTATAATGCGTTAAACTTACTACCCCAGCCGGTGTCATTGCAACGCGATTTTCATTGTTTTTTGTTTCTTTTGGAATCCCAATACGCATATTTCGCATCCTCCTATGTAAAACCATGTTGTTGTGAAAATGACACATTATTTTCCTGCATCATTTCATACAAATCCATTTTATCATTTATATATTTAAAATACTGCAACAATTTATTTTTCTGTTACAAGCGTTCACAAATATGACGAAATAAAAATGAATAAAAAGAAGGAATATGTCTAACAATCTCGAATAATATATATATAACCAACAAGGAGGTTTTTATAATGACATTAAAATATAATCAAATTTTAGTTGCTGTCGATGGTTCAAAAGAAGCTGAATATGCATTTAAAAAATCAGCTTCTATTGCTGCACGTAACAACGCAACATTAAATCTTATCAACATTATCGATA is drawn from Psychrobacillus sp. INOP01 and contains these coding sequences:
- the ald gene encoding alanine dehydrogenase: MRIGIPKETKNNENRVAMTPAGVVSLTHYKHEVFIETGAGLGSSFTDEDYIVAGAKIVPTAEEAWNQEMVMKVKEPTHAEYDLIRKESILFTYLHLAPEADLTKVLLDKKVTAIAYETVQLPNNTLPLLSPMSEVAGRMATQIGAQYLEQINGGKGILLGGVPGVPRAKVAIIGGGIAGANAARVAIGMGAQVTIIDLNPDRLRQLEDIFGSSIQTLISSPYNIAEAVKEADLVIGCVLIPGAKAPKLVTEEMIKTMSPGSVVIDIAIDQGGIFETSDRITTHDNPTYEKHGVVHYAVANMPGAVPRTSTMALINATIPYALQIANKGYRQACLDNLSLQKGLNTLAGHVTFKAVAEAQDLPYVDVTSLLN